The Athene noctua chromosome 10, bAthNoc1.hap1.1, whole genome shotgun sequence genome segment TGCTCCTGTACCAACTTTACCAAATGCAGAGACAGCTGTATTCTGCCTCTgtcataagaaaataaaaagctgcatcAGCTGCACATCAGTATCACAAGCTTTATGTATCCTGGTTTCCTAGGAACTTCCTCCTTGAGCTGAAAGTCGTTCAGTAAACGCCATGTGTGAACTCTGGCTGTCACCTTCAAGGCTTTTCGTTTAGGGTAGACAAGATCTATCAAATAGTACCCATTAATTTAAAGGGAAAGATTTGAAAAAAGCGACGAGAATAAACGTTCATATACCACTAGCAGAAGAAGCGATCCACAGCTGCTTCCTACCAGCGAAGGTGTCATTTACTTCAGGGAATAATGGGGTTCAACTGATGCTGAAACCTACACATTTCCTCTGATTTCCACAGGTATCGTTGATTGACTCCCCAAAGTTATGGTCTAGAGTTTTGGGTGCTGCTAATGAATGTCTCAGGCTTTCAGCATCTTTGCAAAGTGTCATTGGattctttctgcattttgccTTGCAAAATCAAGGGGGAAAATATCACTGTAGGTTAAGATAGCAAAGAGAAGCACTGAAGACTTGTTTAAGGTCAAAACAGAAAACTTGGATTGCCAGAAGAGTGCTGTCTCTCCACTCTCTGTGGAgctttagttgggtttttttggtaattcaTGCTCCCTTAGTGACGACATTGTAGAAATGAACCTGGTTCTATAGCTAATTAGATAAATATTCTGCCTGACAGAGTACAGCAGGGGGTGTAGGACATATGTGTGCTATTAATCTAGCAATACTAACTTAAAATACCTAATTTTTACTGATTTGTACTGGTTCTTGTGCCTCATAGCATTGTACCTATTAATACTGAATAGTGCAACCTCTCTTTTTGAGAACAGCAAAGGCACTGCATTGAACTTCTAGGAACGTGAAGGTCCATGATTCAAGACTGAGATGGAAAGTGGagagggggaaaggcagggagcagggaacTAATTCTGCAGCTGTCTCGTTAAATGCATCCAAAGCACACACTAACCCAACTCCTATTTGAACTCATTctcttgaaaaattatttctagcaTATGTTAAATGTATTGCATCACATTTCTTTGGTAGAAAGTAGAAAAGGTTTCCCTAGCAACAAGCAGAATTCAAGACAATCTATCTGTAGTCCCAGAATGCAACTCAAACTGTTTTTTCACATTGTacataatttcaaattttttgaCTGAAGTCATAGTATGTGGATAAGAGACGAGGTTATGTTCTTACAGTGAAATGTtgctccatttttctttttagctttaatttaattttaacacAAGTTTTCAAATTAACAAGTACATTTCTACCGCACCCCACCTAGACATTTAGGATGCCTTGAATAATTTCCTAAATTTAAAACTAAgagcttttttttccattattgtCAAGCCTTTTCTACCAAACCTTTGATTTGATTGCAGAAACACAAACCAACTGAAGACAATACGCCACACCAAGATAAATACGGACattttaactttcatttctgtttcgGGGTTCTATGTTTGCAATATATTCTTGTAAAATTACTTATGATATGACCAATATGGAACAAACACATTTCGGTCATAAGATTAAGTAACAGGTCTTGCCAGAAACAGTATTATGAAACTGGGCAGGCTGCATGATCCTATCTGGCCtattaatgtttcttttacagtatttcatcattttccttcctcctcaggctttctggaaataaaaatattcatgcTGTGGGCAAATGAGTATGAGGAAGTGGATCAAAAGCAAAGATTCCACATAGAGTTGCCCTTACTCCTTTTGTTGCAATATTTCTACCGTCTTAAGAGAAAACTTTAATCAATTCTGAGGTAAAGACTTTCAAAtataacagctttttaaaaaagaaaagaggagtcTACATACCATCTCAAATACCATCTTATAGGTTGCATCCTGTAAGGAAAATACATGTCAATGGTTCTTGTTGTTGCTACATACCAAGGAATATCAGGAGCACTCCCACCATAACTTGCAGTGTGAGTGACAGGCTGATAAGAATGATAAGTGGGatgtagaaggaaaaagaaggtcCTTGCTCCATCACGGCTTTCAGCTGGGATGCGTTAGCCATCAGCAGGGCAATGTCCAACATGCTCTCGGCAGCGCTCTTCTTATTTGCATAGTGATTGATATTCATAGGTCCATTTCTCTGAAACCACTGTGACACTCTGCGCTAAAattgggagaggggaaaaaggtTATTCACACCTCTTTTAATTGGTGGAATGAGCAAGAGATGACTTGGCCCATCAACTGATTTCTGTAATCATACTGCAAGAGTAACAGTGGTACTGAGACTGTCAGTGCTGCTTTCTCACTGTTACCACTGTCCTCCGCCTGATGAGAGAGCAGTACCAGTGTCTGTACTGTACTTTGGCAGACACACTTTTTCCAACCTGTGGgatcagtttaaaaagaaatatgcttCTACTCTGAGAAAAGGTAAGATTGAAAAAACTGAAAACTTTGCACTGAGAAAAGTTGGGAgagaaatcacagaatcctctaggttggtaaagaccttgaagctcctccagtccaaccattaacctcacactgacagttcccaactacaccagatccctcagcactatgtcagctctactcttcaacccctccagggatcccagggactccaccacctccctgggcagcccattccaacgcccaacagccccttctggaaagaaatgcttcctaatatctagtctaaaccttccctggtgcaacgtgAGGCCACTCTAAAAAACCACTGTAAAACAATAAAGCAAACAACAAATTGTTGCTTAGGAGTGAACAAATTTACTCCTAAAGGCatacttaaaaatacaaatatttattaaattcaCCCTCTGTCATCACACATCTACATAGCTCCTTAATTACTCATGAGACTTATTTTGAGAATTTATGTGGAAGCTGGCCACTGTATGAGCTTTACTTGACCTCTTTCCCTACTGCTTCTCACTCTGCCATGCCAACATCCATGTCCATCCATACACAGTGaactgtttttttgtttaaatatcgTAGGATCTGTGGTTGCCAAGCACTGCCCAATTACAAGGgaatttttccttccatttttgcATCAGcagttgggtggggtttttttaattcctctgcaaacaaacaggaaaataaagactAACTGCAGGGCAAAACCAAAGCTAGTTAACCCAGCAGGATGAATAAAAGGAGTTTTTTCTGATGACGATTCATGTGACTCAGCTTGAAATCTGATAGCTCGTCTCCCAGGGGTGCCTATTTCTCTATAGATTTGATGCAGCTCAGGGTGATTTGGTTAGGCTTAGCTACTTAACTgagatgaagaaaaaacaggTAACCCTCTTTTCTGCAGTCTCTGAACAGGTTAGGAACTTCATTCTCACTGCTCTTAATTCTAGAATTTATTGTaaaaaataacacacaaatatATTGAGTAATCTTATTCTAGCTGTCTTCTTTAAACCTGCTTGTTGGAGACCTTCTCACTGCACAAATGTGTTCCCGCTTGTCAGAAAATATGGAGAGGAAAGTCTCTCTTTGAAGGTTAGTTCAAATGCAGAAAACACCCTCTAATTACTCTTTTCAGCAGCACTAATAACTATCAAATTTCCAATCCAAAGCCAGATTTGCCACTGTCCAGACTTAAAAGTCTCCTTTTAAATAAGACAGATATTAATGTAGACAGCAAACACATTGCCAGTTTTTCCAGGGCATTCAAATACCAAACTTGACCTATTTTCACCAGAGACTTTTGTAATCAACCACAGGctaaatattttactgagaaaaaaatatgatggggcagcagcagattttttttttcttcaaagagaaggaaaacatttaattgtAGCTCCGTGCAGACAGCTTCTTTACTGCGACCAAGATCCCGGGAAGAAAATGGCTCTGAGATGGATACTGACTTCAGCCAGGAAGAACTCAAAATTCATTTGGTTTTGACTATATCCcacaatttaaaaatgcagtttggcTGGGGAATCTGTCCCCCCATTTGTCACCTTTTCTCTTGCCAAGGAGCGTGTCCTCTTCCCACCCCCTGCCTCATTAAGCCACTATAGCATTTGGGTGCTTCAGAAAAAATACTGTAGTTCCAGTTATCCCCGAGAAACACTAACCCGGGTGTGGATGGTCATTTCCTTATGGAAAACAGCATGGAATATATGCTGGCAGTATTCAGTAGAAAAATCCAGACTCacatttttcactgtttattgTACAGCAAAAAGCCAAACGCACACATTTAGCTCTGGGTTACTTAATGCTAGCAGTGTAAGGGGGGATGGGGAACTACGTGTGTAATAGCAGAATTCAATTTCTGGGCATGAATTTAAAAGAAACTCTTCTCTGTAGACTGTAGAAGTAATATGATCTATTTTGTCACAAGTGCATAACCGAGGAAGTTTCTTCCTATGCCTAGTAGCTAATTAACTCCTTCCTGCCAAAAATACTGACTTTGAAGTATCTATTGGGTCTACGAGGCAGCAGTGCGTAACACAGGAAAAACTACACGGGTAGCTGTGACTCAGGGGACTGCAGTGAAAACATGACAActagtttctttcttttcactcGATGTAGGAATGTGATCATGTttgatgtaacttttttttttttttttaatagctatacAAAAGAGCACATAGTGCAGGCTTCATCTTCATTTCAGTTACAACTGTGACTACGTGATGTAAGACAGTTTCTACATAAACAACAGAACACgatcttttccttttcctggggAAATATACCGCACTTTCAGGACCTTGCTTTTTGGTAATTTTCTGCATGGTAAAGTTGCAGGCAGAAGTAGTAGGCTATGGCACTTGAACTGCCGTGGAAGCAACGGTTTTGAGTCACTTCTGAACTCCGGTATATGGAGAAGACTATTCAAAGTAGGGTGCTGCTAAGGCTAACTAAGGCAAACCTTCTTATTTCTGGAATGACAACTCAGCTATCTACTATGTTTAGATTCTGAAAAACGGCATTTTACTCTGTTAAGAGGCTTTCAGCTACCGCTCCTGAAAGCAGACTGGTTCAGAATTGGAATTAGGCATATGGAGAACTGAAATGTCAGTTGTACTGTACAGAGCTTTTTCTCAGCCTGTGATCTTCCTTCTGTCAGGAAAAAGGATCTGTAATCACGAAAGCCCCAGAAACAATAACTTCTCATCTCCTGACTGAGAAATGGAACCTCCTGACTCACGCTGGAAAACCAtaaaccacaccaaaacaaaaggcaaattaGCCTTGCCTTCTGGAAGCAAGTTGAAGGCAACTGCCAAAAGTATTGAAACAAACGCAGTCAGTACTATGGCGGCAATTTTTAAGATCAGACCACATGTTACACAGCGATACATAGACAGGCAATGAAAGGAGACCTGTTGCCTTAACCTCAGCATAATGAGAGTCATGTACAACAGAAATTATATGGGAACTTAGTTATGTGGTTTTATGGTTTCATGGAGATTCCAAGCCTGTGGCAACACATGCAGCCCGCAGCACCGAATGACATGCATCGTGCTGTTACCACCTGCAGGGCTCATGGAGGGAAAGTGAAACTGCCAGGGATTTTCTAGGATGCAGGTAAAGTAAGTACGGCTTCTCCTGCAGCTGCCACTGGGCAAGAGAACAGTATGGATTGCACATGATCTGTGTCAGTCTCAAGGTAATCCAAACACCTCATTACACACTTCCAGTATTCAAATTACCTGGAACAGACAAGCTGGTCCCTTCGGTTGGTGTCGCCAAATGAGTCTGAGGAAAACCAGCATGTGTGTTCACGTGTGTGTATAGAGACAGGTGTAGCTGGAACTGCTGTATCTTCCTTTCCCTGTGGGTAACAGCACGCCCTCAGGTCTGCCATCGCCCGCAGAGTGTCAACGCCTGAGCACAACAACCCGCCGTGCTGGCCTATGCACAGTTATAGAGAGGAGAGGAGTAAAAAGACTCCCCCTCTTGCCCCATCTGTGACTGGAAGAATCCCCTGTGGAAGAGCTTATTTTCAATCACAGGATGCTGTCCCCACAGACAGTATCGCTCCGTGTCTCTGCACAGCAGCAGGGTCTGTTGGCTTGCCCAGAGCACTGCAGTTTGAGAGGAAAAAGCTAAGGTGCCACATCAGAAGCTGGCACTTTTTTGCTTCTGTAAGACCAAACCTTCACGCTAGAAATGAATGGTGTGGGATACATAGTCTTACTGTGCTGGTACAGACTTGGTTGCTGCTTTGCTTCACTCGTCATTTCAGCAGTACACCCAGAAGAACTGAGTCCTTTTGACAGACAGAAAGGATTTATTGccatatttattaaaaaaaataataaaagtgctACTGAGGCAAATGTCCTTAGACGCTGACACATCAAAGACCCACCTGGTGATGCAACAGGAAGgaaacagcactgaaaatggaaacatttgaaaacaaataataaagTATCTTTGCTAAATACAGTAACTTCCTATAGTAAGGATTTCGGGTTCTATTACAGCATTAAATTGCTACTTGTGACAAAATTTATACTTCTGTTTGTTCAACAGAACATTTATCAAACACTAGTGACTGCTGGAGTAATCAAATTCACGTACTGATAGTCtgaccaaaaaaaaggaaagcccaaaactaatttttcttttccttttccaactTGACTCGAGTTTCCCTAAATGTACCAGTTAGTCTGTCCAGAGAACAAAGGTTGGGTTTTTGACATGCAAGCCATCTGTAatccacagagaaaaacaaatattagTGGCAATTATGCctattttgcatttgtatttagAACTTAGTTATGTACGTTTCTGCCACTCTGCCCTATGAATGTAGGAGGAAAGAAATCATTTGGGTTTTGAGTGCAAGTTTTTAAGATTCATTCCTTCTTATTTGGTATCTTCCTAGGTACTTTACTCAGCCTCTTAAATGTCTTCCACCATATATATGTTTCCCTATCTCTTGattgttttaagaaaatgtaaaaaaaaaaaaaaaaaaagaaaaaaaaaaaagccagaagaaaagcCCCATAaaaactgtaaaaggaaaatattgcCTGAACCAATAGGACCTTGAAATTTCCAAGTTAAGAATCAGGTATGTTATAAACACTGAATTTACTGTTCTTGTAATGAAGTTAACAGATACTTTCAGTAGAACAAGACTGATTACTGTTTGCTTCATATATCCCAatagaaaaaacagtattttgcagGTAAACTTCCAATTTCCTGAATAAATACTTAAAACCAGAAACTGCAAAGTATAAGCCAGAAGTACGGCCTGGGTCTCTTTAATTTTGATTTGCAATTTGTAATTGCAGCTACTTAATACCAGCTGGGACTGCAGGACCCAGAGCTCAACGTGTGTTGCATGTCAGGACCAGAGTCTCATATCTGCGTTCTGAAGACACATGAATACTTTACTGGTATTGCCACAGTATTAGCACAAAATACTTCCATGGTATTCTAACTTTAAATCATTATGCAGTAGAATGCCTTCATTAAATATAGGAGACCCACAGTTTGCTGTGGGATAATTGGGAAAATAATGCTgattattatttctgtattccAAACAAGGTTTCTTGAACTGTGCTTGTGATTAATTATTagttaattaattaaataatttctcaagCTGTCAGAAGGTTCTTCACCTTCAGTTACATTTATTCTGAAATACAGTCTTCATACTCTGTGGCTTGCTCTGACTCCATAcagttttctttctatttgaGGCTAGTGATTAATGCAATTTTATGACAATTTTTGGAGACTTTTAATAGCCAAACAGCCTTGATTCAACATGAGGTCAGACAAGCTTGTTGGTCAAGATGACCTCTGAGTTTGTAATGTCACAGAGAAAGCTTCCTTAAATTATTGTGTTTAGGGACAGtcctaattttaaaataatgtaaacttGCTATGTAATAATGAGGCTGTGGAAACATAAGGCTGAGTCATACTGACCTTACAGTGGACTGTTCTGTACTGTGTTTTGCAACAGTCTTTCTTATCAAAAGATGCTAAAAGGCTCTTttgttaaaaagtaattttctataTTCTTAAAGTAAGCTAAAATTCGTTCCCGTGTGTTGCTTACTCATCTCTGGAAGTTCACAGGGAACAGAACACAGTATTCACCTTTAAGAAAATACTGCACAGCAAACCTTTCCAGATCTTTTAGCAGTAATTTCATGTTCAGGAAAAAGTCTAGTTATATCAAAAAAGAGAAGGATCAGACATAAAAggaataacaatacaggactaaAACAGAACAcaatttcagaactttttttttttttttttttcctaagattaaCCCTACAGCTACAGAATTGCACTAGTAACTTTACACAGTTATTTAAGATCCTCATAGATTTGGAATTTCTGCCCACATCTCCATCATCTGCCTAGTGAAAATGTAATGGACCATACGTGGCTGCTCTGAAATTGGACTTCCCCTCTGCCTTAGGGATCTTGCTGATCTAAAACAACAGGGAAAATattctatgaagaaaataaatattcttccaacaaaaatattttaagttgcATCAATGATGCAATGGATAATTAGATCTCTGTACACCTCCTCAGAAGATACTATTTCTTTTCCCCCAATAAAACATTAGGTCACTTGTTCAGCACAGCACTGACTCAGAGAGAAAACCCCCCATATCTGGACTGAATCATCAGTTACAATTCCTGTAGGAATTTCAcagggggggaggggagaagacTGTCCATCCAAGCACCAGCCCAGAGTAACATCAACTAGCTGTCAGACTTCTGCAGTCCCATGTTGAGACAGTGTGGCTGcaggcaatgaaaaaaaaaaaaagggggggggggggggaggggatcTCAGGATCTCAGTCTCTGCTCATATTTCATAGCCTGCATCAATTTTCTAGCATCTTTAAAAGCCTATGCTTAAGAAAAGCCACCTGctatacaaacacacagaaaatgtaaGTATGACTACACTAAGAAAGTGGTAACCACGCTGATTCCCAAGAGCTAAAAAGTTAgtatgaaaaaagggaaaagtacaGTCATGTTAGCTCAGGGCAGAGCACTATTTTCCTAAAACTATACTGATTCCAGGACCGAGTTAGAATACTTTCACGCCTTAAACgatttaaaaataatcagcacACCTGATGACTAACTTTGTGAAATGAAGTAATAACATAAAAGTTGTTCATACAGCTGTTTAAATAGAAGCTTTctcctgtgtgttttttttttttctatcttgcaTTACTACTGCTCATTCCAGTGATTTGGTCTTGCTGCCTGTTTTATGTTGTTAAAGCACTGTTTGTTTACTCTAGCTACttaaaaaaccaagcaaacaaaaacttaTCACCAATAGTTTCAATATTTGGAGTATATCAAGTACTCCAAATTCAGTTTCCTATAAGCAATGCTTTAGAACTGCCATTTCATTCTATATGCAATAAAATAAAGTTCCTACAGATTTGAAGCTTGTTACTTGCCATTTGATATCAAGAAACTACCATGTCCCAAAATTACTTCTGAATTAATATACAATCTTGAATACATTTTTAGTAACATGACTATAATAGAGGCTAATTATTTCAGAGCTGTTCTTTTCTACTATCCTTGTTCACCTTTTTCATAGTTCTTCTTTAACTCTTTCAACGAGCATTTCCTACTATCTTGGAAACATTAAACTAGATTTTACAACACTGTGAATCTAGACTGTTTCAGTATGGACCATGAacaaggaaagcaaacagaggaagATGGAAAAACAGTTACTATCTGTATTGGTATGAACAGATCCTTTGCAGAAGCAGCCAGACACTTCTGCCAAGTGTAATTATTCACATTAGCCAGTGAGGTGTGCCAGGACAACACAGCATTAGAAGTAAGGAATTTCTTGCTTCTGA includes the following:
- the NINJ1 gene encoding ninjurin-1, whose translation is MDSGTETHELNGQAEGAEPAAVERRRVSQWFQRNGPMNINHYANKKSAAESMLDIALLMANASQLKAVMEQGPSFSFYIPLIILISLSLTLQVMVGVLLIFLVKYDLNNPAKHGKLDFLNNLATGLVFIIVVVNIFITAFGVQKPVAESASGH